The Streptomyces sp. NBC_00286 nucleotide sequence GGCCTCGTGGAGGTCGACGGCGTAGAGGCGGGCGACGGTCCGGAGCGGAAGCGGTACGCGATCACCGAGGCGGGCGTCACCGACGTCCAGCGGTGGCTCGGGACGCCTGAGAAGCCCGAGCCGTATCTCCAGTCGACCCTCTACACCAAAGTCGTCCTCGCGCTGCTCACGGACCGCAATGCCGTCGAGATCCTCGACGCGCAGCGCTCCGAGCATCTGCGCATGATGCGGATCCTCACCGACCGCAAGCGCAAAGGCGATCTCGCCGACCAGCTGATCTGCGACCATGCCCTCTTCCACCTCGAGGCCGATCTGCGGTGGCTGGAACTCACCGCCGCCCGCCTCGACAAACTCGCCGAGGCGGTGATCCGATGACCCCCGAAGGTTCCCTGCTCGCGGCCGTCGACCTGCGCAAGACGTACGGACCGACCGCCGCGCTGGACGGCGCGGAGTTCTCCATCCACCCCGGCGAAGTCGTCGCGGTGATGGGCCCGTCCGGCTCCGGAAAGTCGACCCTGCTGCACTGTCTCGCCGGGATCGTGATGCCCGACTCGGGCTCGATCACGTACGACGGCCAGGAGATGACGACGATGAACGACGCCCGGCGCAGCGCGCTCAGGCGCTCGGAGTTCGGCTTCGTCTTCCAGTTCGGCCAGCTCGTACCGGAGTTGAGCTGCGTGGAGAACGTGGCCCTGCCGCTGCGCCTGAACGGCACCAGCCGCAAGGCGGCCGAGCGCACCGCCCTGCAGTGGATGGAGCGCCTGGAGGTCGACGACCTCAAGGGCAAGCGGCCCGGCGAGGTCTCCGGTGGCCAGGGACAGCGCGTCGCCGTCGCCCGCGCCCTTGTCACCAGCCCGCGTGTGCTGTTCGCCGACGAGCCCACCGGCGCGCTCGACTCCCTCAACGGTGAGCGTGTCATGGACCTGCTTACGGACGCCGCCCGGTCCGCCAACGCCGCTGTCGTCCTCGTCACGCACGAGGCTCGCGTGGCCGCGTACTCGGACCGCGAGATCGTCGTACGGGACGGGAAGTCGCGGGATATGGAGCGCATCGTATGAACCTGCGGGGGTGGGCCCGTGACCTGGGCCTGGGGGTCAGGTTCGCGTTCACCGGCGGACGTGAGGGGTGGGTCCGGGCCCTGCTGACGGCCACCGGCGTCGGGCTCGGCGTGGCACTGCTGCTACTGACCACCGCGATCCCGAACGCGCTGGCGGTGCGGCAGGACCGGGAGGACGCTCGCAGCGACCTCCACTACGGCGACACCCTCACCGGGGTGCCCAGGTCGGACCGTTCGCTCCTGATCGCGCACTCGAATACGACCTTCCGTGAAAAGGACGTCCGGGGGCGGGAGTTGAAGCCGGAAGGGCCGCGGGCCCCGCTGCCGCCCGGCCTCGAGGAGTTCCCGGCGGACGGCGAAATGGTGGTCTCCCCCGCGCTGAAGGAGCTTCTGGAGTCCGACTCCGGAAAGCTGCTGCGGGAGCGGCTGCCGCAGCGGATCGTCGGCACGATCGGCGAGAGCGGGGTGATCGGCCCGGCCGAACTCTCCTTCTACCGGGGCTCCGACGGACTCACCGACCCGGGCAGTCGTAACGGGGTGGCTCGCATCGACCGGTTCGGGCCCCAGCAGGAGCCGGAAGCGATGGACCCCGTCCTGCTCCTTCTGATCCTCGTGGTCTTCGTAGTGCTGCTGATGCCGGTCGCCGTGTTCATCGCCGCGGCCGTACGGTTCGGCGGCGAGCGGCGCGACCGGCGGCTCGCGGCTCTCAGGCTGGTGGGCTCCGACAGCCGGATGACCCGGCGGATCGCCGCCGGTGAGGCGCTCGCGGGCGCGGTGCTCGGGCTGGTCCTCGGTGCCGGATTCTTCCTGATCGGACGTCAGATCGCGGGCTCGGTCGAGGTCTACACCGTCAGCGTGTTCCCGAGCTATCTCAACCCCACTCCGGCACTGGCCCTGCTGGTCGCGGTGGCCGTTCCGGCGGCCGCGGTCCTGGTGACCCTCTTCGCACTGCGCGGGGTCGTCATCGAGCCACTCGGCGTGGTGCGCACGACCCGGCCCGCGCGGCGCCGACTGTGGTGGCGGCTGCTGCTGCCGCTGGCCGGACTCGCGCTGCTCTACCCGATGGTCGGGCAAGGCCGGGACAACGGCGAGTTCAACCAGTACATGGTGACCGCCGGTGTCATCCTCCTGCTGGTCGGCATCACAGCGCTGCTGCCCTGGATCGTGGAAGCGGTCGTCGCACGGCTCGGCTCCGGCCCGGTCGCCTGGCAACTGGCCGTACGGCGCCTGCAGTTGAGCAGCGGCACGGCGGCCCGCATGGTCAACGGCATCGCCGTGGCGGTGGCCGGCGCGATCGCCCTGCAGATGCTGTTCGCCGGCATCGAGGGCGACTACACGAAGGACTCTGGCCAGGACACCACGCGCGCCCAGATGTCGGTTCGCCTGCCGAGCGAGGTCCCCATCGCCGAGGCCGACCGGCAGTTCCAACAGACCAGGGGCGTACGGCACACGCTCGCCCTGTCCGACGGTTCGGTGGCCGACCGGCGGAAGGACCCCGAAAACTCCGCGAACCTGACTGTCGGCGACTGCGCGGCGCTGCGCGAGGTGGCCAAGCTGCCCTCATGCCGCGACGGTGACGTCTTCACCGTCCAGAACGCCGAGCAGGACACGGGGGTGCCGCTGTTGGGCAAGCCCGGCCGGAAGCTCTACATCGACCCGTCGTACGGCGACTCCCCGGGCAAGGAGGTCGTCTGGGCTCTGCCCGAGGGCATCAGGCAGGCCACAGAGGGCAATGACCCGTCAGGGTGGGGGCGCGAGGGCATCCTGGCCACCCCGGGCGCCCTGCCCACGAAGGCCGCGCCGGCCCTCACCGGCGGGGTCTACCTCAGGCTCGACTCGTCGGTGCCGGACGCCCGCGAGTACGTACGGAACACGGCTGCCCGGTTCGACCCGCTCGCGGTCCCCATGACCATGTCCGCGACCATTCAGTCCCCGCGCTTCGCGTCCATCCGTACGGGCCTGTTCGTCGGCGCGGCCTGCGTCCTGCTCCTGATCGGCGCGAGCCTGCTCGTCTCCCAACTGGAGCAGCTGCGCGAGCGCAAGAAGCTCCTCTCCGCCCTGGTCGCCTTCGGTACCCGGCGCCGCACGCTGAGCCTGTCGGTACTGTGGCAGACGGCGATCCCGATCGCACTCGGCCTGGCCCTCGCCTCGGCGGTGGGTCTGACCCTCGGTGCGGTCCTGCTGAAGATGTCGAGCGCCTCGGTACGCGTCGACTGGCCGAGCGTCCTCGCGATGACGGGCATCGGCGCGGGGGTCGTCCTCGTGGTGACGCTGTTCAGCCTGCCGCCGCTGCTGCGGCTGATGCGACCGGAGGGCTTGCGCACGGAGTGATATAGGGGGCTCCGCCCCCTATGACCCCCGCTCCTCAAACGCCTGAGCGGCTGAAATACGGCCGGAGGGGCCGCGCACCGAGTAGGTACAGGGGCACCGCCCCCTGTACCCCCGCTCCCGCAAAGCCGGAGGGGCGGGAAATACGGCCGGAGGGACAGCGCACCGAGCAGCCACAAGGGCGCCGCCCCCTGTCCCCCGCTCCCCAAAAGCCGGAGGGGCTGAAATACGGCCGGAGGGGCCGCGCGCCGAGTAGGTACAGGGGCACCGCCCCCTGCCCCCCTCCCCGCTCCCCAAAAGCCGGAGCGGCGGAAATACGGCCGGAGGGACAGCGCACCGAGCAGCTACAAGGGGCACCGCCCCCTGGACCCGCTTCCCAAAGTGCCGGAGGGGCTGAAATCAGCCCCTCCGGCATAGTGTTGCCGCATGGCTCTCGAGGCGCTGACGTCCGCGATTCCCGACTACGCCAAAGACCTGCGGCGGAACCTCGACTCCGTGATCGGCGACAGCCCGCTGCCCCAACAGCGGCTCTGGGGCACGGTGTTGGCCTGCGCGATCGCCTCGCGCTCGCCCCGTGTGCTGCGTGAGGCGGCTCGGGAAGCCGCCGCGGCGCTGTCTCCCGAGGCGTTTACGGCCGCCAAGTCCGCCGCCGCGACCATGGCGATGACCAACGTCTTCCACCGGACCCGGCATCTGCTCTCCGATCCGGAGTACCGGAACCTGCGGGCCGGACTGCGTACGAACGTTCTCGGTCACCCGGGGGTCGACAGGACGGACCACGAGTTCTGGTCCCTCGCCGTGTCCGCCGTCAACGGCTGCGGCGACTGCCTCGACTCCCACGAGCGGGCGCTCCGCAAGGCCGGCGTGGACCGCGAGACGATCCAGGAGGCGTTCAAGATCGCGGCGGTGGTCCAGGCGGTGGCGGTCACGCTGGACGCGGAGGCGGTGCTTAGCGCTCCGCTGGAAGAACGGTGACAAAATCCGCGGGCCGGTGGGGGCTGGTCGCTCCCCCGCTCTCGGCTCCTCCCCCATGAGCGGGGGACCCCCCATCGCGGCGGAGCCGCACATGTCACAGCCCCGCGCCCCTTACGGGGCGCCGTACCGCACCGGACTTCACCGAGGCCGCCCAGCGGAGTAGCCCCGAGAGCTACTCCGCTCGCGGCGTATCCGAAGGCGGCGCCTCCGCCGGGGCCGCAGCCGGAGTCCCTGCCGGAGGCGGAGTCGGCGGCGGAGTCGGCCGCGGGCCCGCCCCGGGCGCCGCGTCCGTCGCCGTTGCCCCGTGCGGCGCCGGAGAGTGCCGTAGCGACGCCTCTCGGGAGTGGGCGCGCAGGTAGCCGACCACCGTGTTCGTCACGGCGACCAGTGGTACCGCCACCACCGCGCCGCCGATCCCCGCTACCAGGCCACCCGTCGCGACCGCAAGCACCACCGCGAGGGGATGGACGCGTACCGCGCGGCCCAGGATGAAGGGCTGCAGGATGTGGCCCTCGATCTGCTGGACCGCCAGTACGACGACCAGGGTCATGACGGCCGTGAAGACGCCCTGCGTCACCAGCGCGACCACCACCGCCAGCGCCCCGGACACGACGGCGCCGACGAGCGGGATGAACGCGAACAGGAAGATGAACACTGCGAGCGGCACGGCCATCGGGACATCGAGGAAGAAGATGCCGAGACCGATGAAGACGGCGTCGATCAGGGCCACAAGGACCGTGCCGCGTACGTAGGCGGTGAGTGTCCGCCAGGCGCGTGGGCCCGCGCCCGCGACGCCGGGGCGGGCGGCGGCCGGGACGAGCTTGAGCGTCCACTGCCAGATCCGTTTGCCGTCGTAGAGCAGGAACAGCGTCGAGAACATCGTCAGGAGGATGCCGGTCAGCGCCTCGACGATGACCGTGACGCCTTCCAGGCCGGCCGAGGTGATCTCGTCGGTGTTCTCGCTGATCGCCTCGCGCAGGTTCTGCGCGATGTCGTTGATCTGGTCCTCGGTGACATGGAAGGGGCTGTTGAGCAGCCAGCGGCGCAGTTCGTCGATGCCGTCCTGGATCTCGTCGGAGAGGTTGTCGATGTTCTCCATGACCTGCCAGGTCACGAACCATCCGATGAGCCCCATGATGACGAAGCCGAGGATCGCGGTGAGCGCGGTGGCGAGCCCGCGCGGCACCCCGTGCCGCTGCAGCCGGGCCACCGTGGGCTGGAGCAGCGCGGTGATGAGCAGCGCCGCCACGAAGGCGAGTACGACGAGTTGTACGGCGCTGATGATCCGCATCAGCACCCAGAGGGTGCCCGCGAGGACGAGCAGCCGCCAGCCGGCCTCGGCGGCGACCCGCATCCCCCACGGCACGGCCGCCGCGGGATCGGGGCGGGGAGGGGCGACGGCAGGGGCGTACGAAGGCGGGGGCGGTACGTGCTCGGGAGCGGGGGCCTCGGAGTCCTCCTGGATGTCCTTCTCGGCCTCGGCTCGGCGCCGCTCCTCCAGGCGCTCTCCCAGGCGGGTGAACCCGGCACCGACGCGGCCGAGCCACCCAGGCACTCGCGACATGATCCGTCCTCTTCCCCCTGAGCCGCCCACCACTCCCCCCTGGAGTTTTCGGCTCCGACCGTACATGCCGGAAGCCCCTCACCGAAGGACGGTGAGGGGCTCCGCGAGGTTGAGCGGCAATCGGCTCAGTACCAGTTGTTGGCCTGCCAGAAACTCCAGGCCCCGCACGGGCTGCCGTACCGGCTGTCCATGTAGCTGAGGCCCCACTTGATCTGGGTGGCCGGATTGGTCGCCCAGTCCGCGCCGGCCGAGGACATCTTGGAGCCCGGCAGCGCCTGCATCAGACCGTAGGCGTCGGAGGTGGGGTTGTCAGCCTTGTAGTTCCAGCTCGACTCGCGTTCCACGATGTCGCTGAAGCACTGGAACTGGTCCGCCGGGACCATCTGCCGTGCCATCGCCTGGACATCCGCGACGCTGTACGACGCCTGGGGCGCGAAGCTGGACGAGTCACGCGTCGCGGAGCGGCTGGCAGCCTCCTGCCGGGCCTTCTCCCGCTCCTTCGCCTCCTGCGCGGCCTTCTCGGCGGCCTTCTGCTTGGCGACGGCGTCCTCGGCTGCCTTCTTGCGCGCGGCTGCCTCGGCGTCCTTCTTGGCGGTGGTGTCCGCCGCGATGGCCTGAGAGTCCGCCTGCTGTGTCAGGGATGCGGTCTGCACCTGGGCCTGCTGGCCCGC carries:
- a CDS encoding transglycosylase SLT domain-containing protein — its product is MLEGNRVSRISVRGFAVASATAVTTVGSVVGVASGNTTQAPSEDAEALVGSSTLLADIPAGQQAQVQTASLTQQADSQAIAADTTAKKDAEAAARKKAAEDAVAKQKAAEKAAQEAKEREKARQEAASRSATRDSSSFAPQASYSVADVQAMARQMVPADQFQCFSDIVERESSWNYKADNPTSDAYGLMQALPGSKMSSAGADWATNPATQIKWGLSYMDSRYGSPCGAWSFWQANNWY
- a CDS encoding AI-2E family transporter: MSRVPGWLGRVGAGFTRLGERLEERRRAEAEKDIQEDSEAPAPEHVPPPPSYAPAVAPPRPDPAAAVPWGMRVAAEAGWRLLVLAGTLWVLMRIISAVQLVVLAFVAALLITALLQPTVARLQRHGVPRGLATALTAILGFVIMGLIGWFVTWQVMENIDNLSDEIQDGIDELRRWLLNSPFHVTEDQINDIAQNLREAISENTDEITSAGLEGVTVIVEALTGILLTMFSTLFLLYDGKRIWQWTLKLVPAAARPGVAGAGPRAWRTLTAYVRGTVLVALIDAVFIGLGIFFLDVPMAVPLAVFIFLFAFIPLVGAVVSGALAVVVALVTQGVFTAVMTLVVVLAVQQIEGHILQPFILGRAVRVHPLAVVLAVATGGLVAGIGGAVVAVPLVAVTNTVVGYLRAHSREASLRHSPAPHGATATDAAPGAGPRPTPPPTPPPAGTPAAAPAEAPPSDTPRAE
- a CDS encoding PadR family transcriptional regulator; protein product: MSIGHTLLGLLESGPRHGYDLKRAFDEKFGHDRPLHYGQVYSTMSRLLKNGLVEVDGVEAGDGPERKRYAITEAGVTDVQRWLGTPEKPEPYLQSTLYTKVVLALLTDRNAVEILDAQRSEHLRMMRILTDRKRKGDLADQLICDHALFHLEADLRWLELTAARLDKLAEAVIR
- a CDS encoding ABC transporter permease; this translates as MNLRGWARDLGLGVRFAFTGGREGWVRALLTATGVGLGVALLLLTTAIPNALAVRQDREDARSDLHYGDTLTGVPRSDRSLLIAHSNTTFREKDVRGRELKPEGPRAPLPPGLEEFPADGEMVVSPALKELLESDSGKLLRERLPQRIVGTIGESGVIGPAELSFYRGSDGLTDPGSRNGVARIDRFGPQQEPEAMDPVLLLLILVVFVVLLMPVAVFIAAAVRFGGERRDRRLAALRLVGSDSRMTRRIAAGEALAGAVLGLVLGAGFFLIGRQIAGSVEVYTVSVFPSYLNPTPALALLVAVAVPAAAVLVTLFALRGVVIEPLGVVRTTRPARRRLWWRLLLPLAGLALLYPMVGQGRDNGEFNQYMVTAGVILLLVGITALLPWIVEAVVARLGSGPVAWQLAVRRLQLSSGTAARMVNGIAVAVAGAIALQMLFAGIEGDYTKDSGQDTTRAQMSVRLPSEVPIAEADRQFQQTRGVRHTLALSDGSVADRRKDPENSANLTVGDCAALREVAKLPSCRDGDVFTVQNAEQDTGVPLLGKPGRKLYIDPSYGDSPGKEVVWALPEGIRQATEGNDPSGWGREGILATPGALPTKAAPALTGGVYLRLDSSVPDAREYVRNTAARFDPLAVPMTMSATIQSPRFASIRTGLFVGAACVLLLIGASLLVSQLEQLRERKKLLSALVAFGTRRRTLSLSVLWQTAIPIALGLALASAVGLTLGAVLLKMSSASVRVDWPSVLAMTGIGAGVVLVVTLFSLPPLLRLMRPEGLRTE
- a CDS encoding ABC transporter ATP-binding protein translates to MTPEGSLLAAVDLRKTYGPTAALDGAEFSIHPGEVVAVMGPSGSGKSTLLHCLAGIVMPDSGSITYDGQEMTTMNDARRSALRRSEFGFVFQFGQLVPELSCVENVALPLRLNGTSRKAAERTALQWMERLEVDDLKGKRPGEVSGGQGQRVAVARALVTSPRVLFADEPTGALDSLNGERVMDLLTDAARSANAAVVLVTHEARVAAYSDREIVVRDGKSRDMERIV
- a CDS encoding carboxymuconolactone decarboxylase family protein, producing MALEALTSAIPDYAKDLRRNLDSVIGDSPLPQQRLWGTVLACAIASRSPRVLREAAREAAAALSPEAFTAAKSAAATMAMTNVFHRTRHLLSDPEYRNLRAGLRTNVLGHPGVDRTDHEFWSLAVSAVNGCGDCLDSHERALRKAGVDRETIQEAFKIAAVVQAVAVTLDAEAVLSAPLEER